The DNA sequence ACTGACTTTCAATATTCTTTCCTAATTTTTCTATACCTGAGGCCATTTGATTTAAGGTCCCCTGCATCTTTACAACACCTGAAGATTGATCTTGGATATGATTTCTGGCTGAAGAAATATTATCGGTTATTTTTCTGACCGACTCGGATGTTTTATCCATATTTGACAAAAGAAATTCGGCCGTATCTCCTGAAAGGCCTACACTTTCATTAAGCTCCTTTATAAAAGTTTTGTTAAAAGTCAAAAGCTTACCGATATCCACCAGTAAAAGAGCTATCTCATCCCTGTTCCAGCTTGCAACAGGTTCCCTCTTATAATTTCCATCGGCCAAATCCTTTATTATTCTTTGAATCAAAAAAATTCTAACTTCAATAGATTTGACAATAATCCCTAAACTTAGCACCGATAAAATCAAACCGTAAATGAACAAAGGTAAAACGGAATTTACAAGTCTTTTATAAATATTTTGATTTTCAAAACGGACAATAGGAGCAAGTACAAGAAGAATAACGGCTATAATACAAGTAATACTTGCAATAGTAACTTTTTTTATCATCGAAAAAGATAGGTATTTTTCTTCGACAGGAATAAATGAAACCCATTTTTCGAAAGCTCTAATAGTACTTGAAGAAAATATAGTACCCAGTAAGAATATATTACCTATAGTACTAAAAAGAGAGGATAGGAACAAACCGGTTTCCCCAATAATCCCAACTTCCAAAGATATAAGAGGAACGGCAACGGTAAACAGTAATGGTACAACCAATAAAAAGGTTTCATACCTTAATATATTTTTCTTTGCTTTTTCGGGATTTTCTTCCCAGTTTATAATTGCAGGGAAAAAAAGTTTTTGCTTTATGATAGGACTTAAAACGGCAATCAGAATACCTATTATAAAGGCCTTTGAGCTCACAACAGCCTTCAAATTGGATGAACTTCCGACAAAAATAGAGGTAAAAAAATTACCGGCAATCCAACCAAGATTGGTAAATAGATCAAAAACCAAAATCGTTTTTGGCGGATGGGGAACATTAACTTTTTCCATAAAACTTTCTCCTTTGTTTATTATATCAATTTTAAACCTTTTCTTTAAATTCTGCAAGATAACAATTTGATTTATTATGAATATAAATAAGTAAAATGAGGAAAACAAAGGGCTATTAAGATAAACCGGCCCTGAGCCAAGTTAAAAGCTGAGCCGGTTTATCTTAATTTTGTAATTTATTAATATTAACCTATCTTTTTGCTCTTAAAGAATTAAAGACGGCCAATAAGGCAACTCCGACATCTGCAAAAACAGCAGCCCAAAGGTTTGCAAGGCCGAGAGCTCCCAAGGTTAAAAAACCGATTTTTATACCGAAGGCCAAGGCTATATTTTGCCAAACTATTTTTCGGGTAAACCTTGCATGTTTTACGGCCGCAGCAACAAGACGGGGATTATCGTTCATAAGAACAACATCAGCCGCTTCAATGGCAGCATCGCTTCCTATGCCTCCCATAGCTATACCTGCATCCGAGCGGGCCAATACGGGAGCATCGTTTATACCGTCTCCTACAAAGATAACAGAAGCTTTTTTATTCTTTG is a window from the Treponema denticola genome containing:
- a CDS encoding methyl-accepting chemotaxis protein, yielding MEKVNVPHPPKTILVFDLFTNLGWIAGNFFTSIFVGSSSNLKAVVSSKAFIIGILIAVLSPIIKQKLFFPAIINWEENPEKAKKNILRYETFLLVVPLLFTVAVPLISLEVGIIGETGLFLSSLFSTIGNIFLLGTIFSSSTIRAFEKWVSFIPVEEKYLSFSMIKKVTIASITCIIAVILLVLAPIVRFENQNIYKRLVNSVLPLFIYGLILSVLSLGIIVKSIEVRIFLIQRIIKDLADGNYKREPVASWNRDEIALLLVDIGKLLTFNKTFIKELNESVGLSGDTAEFLLSNMDKTSESVRKITDNISSARNHIQDQSSGVVKMQGTLNQMASGIEKLGKNIESQSAAVTESVATIEEMVSNIQSVTKTVKENVESIEKLNASAESGNQAVSTAHTIAKNITDDSDGLLEASNVIQHIASQTNLLAMNAAIEAAHAGESGKGFAVVADEIRKLAEESSTQGKTITAVLNNLKTKIEELNSAAETTEVQFAEIMKILSTVNDGSSSIMHAMTEQSSGSSQVLDAIKEISDITYDVKSGSLEILKGNTEVSKEISKLVEISKLIDQGMDGIGNDTGQINEIITQVSGISEKNEEAVSKVMKYLSQLSF